DNA sequence from the Cellulophaga sp. HaHaR_3_176 genome:
GAAATTGATTCGTGAAAAGTCTGAAATGTTAGAAATTGATCGTAAATTTTTATCTCGTTCGTTAAACGAAGGTTTTTCAGGTGGAGAGAAAAAACGTAACGAAATTTTTCAAATGGCTATGTTAGAACCAAAATTAGCAATCTTAGATGAAACTGATTCTGGTTTAGATATTGATGCTCTTCGTATCGTATCTAACGGTGTTAATAAACTTAGAAGTAAAGATAATGCTGTAATTGTAATTACCCATTACCAAAGGTTGTTAGAGTATATAGTGCCTGACTTTGTTCACGTTTTACATAATGGTAAAATAGTTAAATCTGGAGGAAAAGAATTGGCTCTAGAATTAGAAGAAAAAGGGTACGATTGGCTTAAAAACGAACCAGTACTTTAAACAAATAGTAAATTAGTTGAGGATTTTTAATTTTTGACTTCACAATATTTAGACACATGAGTTTAAAAGATAAATTAGTTTCTTCTTTTATGGCATTCGAGAACAATATAGATGTAGAGCATCCTGTTCATGAAGTGCGTTTAGAAGCTTTGAAAAATTTTGAAACTAAAGGGTTTCCTACAAAAAAGGACGAAGCTTGGAAGTATACATCATTAAATAGTATTCAGAAAATAGATTTCAGTATTTTTCCTAAAGAAGCTGCTACTATTGAATATAAAGACGTAAAAAAGTATTTTATTAATGAGATAGATACTTATAAAATCGTTTTTATTGATGGTATTTATAGTTCTTATCTTTCTGAAACTACACATGATGGTGTAGATATTTGTTTAATGAGCTCTGCATTGTCAAAGCCAATGTACAAGCAAATTATAGATGTGTATTTTAATAAAATAGCATCTAAAGACGATTCTTTAACGACGTTGAATACAGCATTCAGTAGAGAGGGCGCTTACATTTATATTCCGAAAAATAAAATGCCTAAAAAGCCAATTGAAATACTTCATTTTGCTACAGGTAACGAGGCTTCTATTATGTTGCAACCTCGTAATTTAATTGTTGTTGAAGAAAATGCTGAGGTTCAAATATTAGAGCGTCACCAGAGCTTAACTACAAATGAAGTGTTGACGAATTCGGTGACTGAAATTTTTGCAGCAAAAAGTGCAATTGTAGATTACTATAAAATTCAGAATGATGCAGAAAATGCTTCATTGATAGATAATACATACGTTAACCAAAAAGGTAAGAGTCTTGTTAAAGTACATACATTTAGCTTTGGAGGTAAAATGACACGTAACAACTTAAACTTTTATCAGAATGGAGAATATATAGACTCTACGATGAAAGGAGTTACTATTTTAGGAGATAAGCAGCATGTAGATCACCATACTTTAGTACACCACATTGAGCCAAACTGTGAAAGCCACCAAGATTATAAAGGTATTTACGGAGAGAATTCTACAGGTGTTTTTAATGGTAAAATTATAGTAGAAAAGTTAGCTCAGAAAACGAACGCTTTTCAAAAAAATAATAACATTTTAATTAGTGATAAAGCTACGATCAACTCAAAACCTCAATTAGAGATTTTTGCTGATGATGTAAAATGTTCTCATGGTTGTACTATTGGCCAGTTAGATGAAGATGCTCTGTTTTACCTACAATCTAGAGGTATTCCTAAAAAAGAAGCAAGAGCGCTATTAATGTATGCTTTTGCTAATAACGTTTTAGAGAGTGTGCGCATACCAGAATTAAAAGTTAGAATTAATAAATTGATTGCTAAAAAATTAGGTGTAAACCTTGGTTTTGATTTGTAATTAAATTTATTATCATATATAATCCCTTAAGGCAAATTGCTTTAAGGGATTTTTTTTTCTACGCTAGATTAATACTTTTGTTTATAGCAATAAGTATTAGAGTAATTTTTAATTAGAACCCTTATCGACTTATAAAGGTTCTAAATTTTATTAATATCTAAGGCATAGTCGGTATCTTTGTAATTAATACTTTTACTATGATAAACGTTACTAAAATCCGTGAAGATTTCCCTATTCTTAAAAGAGAAGTAAACGGAAAACCTTTGGTTTATTTTGATAATGCAGCAACATCACAAACGCCGCAACAGGTTATTGATGTTATTGTAGATTATTATAGCAATTACAATGCAAATATACACCGAGGTGTACATTCGCTTTCGCAAGAGGCAACGGATAAATATGAGCAAGCTAGAATAAAAATTCAGAAGCATTTTAATGCAGCTAAAGCCCATGAAATTATATTTACATCAGGTACAACACATAGTATTAACCTAGTTGCAAACGGCTTTACGACATTGTTAAAAAAAGGAGATGAAATTATAGTTTCTGCTTTAGAACATCATTCAAACATTGTGCCTTGGCAAATGCTTTGTGAGAGAACAGGTGCTGTTTTAAAAGTTATACCAATGAATTTAAATGGAGAACTTGTGATGAGTTCTTATCATGATTTATTGTCAGATAAAACGAAACTTGTTTTTTGTAATCATGTATCAAACGCTTTAGGTACAGTAAATCCTATAGAAGAAATTATAAATGCAGCACATAAAGTAGGTGCGGCTGTTTTAATAGACGGAGCTCAGGCAGCACCACATATAAAAGCAGATGTACAGGCTTTAAATGCTGATTTCTATACGGTTTCAGCTCATAAAATTTGCGGACCAACAGGTGAAGGTATTTTATATGGAAGAGAAGAGTGGTTGAATAAACTTCCTCCATATCAAGGTGGTGGTGAAATGATTGCAGAAGTTACTTTCGAGAAAACTACTTACGCTGATTTACCTCATAAATTTGAAGCAGGTACACCTAATATTTGTGGGGGTATTGCTATGGCTGCTGGTTTAGATTATATGAACGCAATAGGTTTTGATGAAATTGCAGCATATGAACATGAGCTTTTAAAATATGCAACTCAAAAACTTCTTGAAATTGAAGGATTGAAAATTTATGGTACATCTGAAAATAAAACGGCAGTTATTTCTTTTAATTTAAATGGAATACACCCTTATGATATAGGTTCAATTTTAGATAAATTAGGAGTTGCAGTTCGTACAGGTCACCATTGTGCACAACCAATTATGGATTTCTTTAAAATTCCGGGAACGGTAAGAGCTAGCTTTAGCTTTTATAATACTAAAGAAGAAATTGATGTGATGGTTGCAGCTGTTAAAAAAGCAAAATCTATGTTAGAATAGATTCCTTGTCAAGCAAACCTGTTATCATTTTCTTAATCAAATAAATCAAATCGATACTTATTGTATTTTTGCATCGAAGTATAATTTATTTCAGAAAAACAAACTATGACTATTAAAGAAATACAAGCAGAAATTGTAGACGAATTTTCAATGTTTGAAGATTGGATGCAACGTTACGAATATATGATAGAGCTAGGGAAGTCACTTCCTTTAATAGACGAGCAATATAAAACTGACGATAATATTATAAAAGGATGTCAAAGTAAAGTTTGGGTTCATGCAGATTTAAATAATAAAAAATTAGCCTTTACAGCAGATAGTGATGCTATTATTACGAAAGGAATTATTGCAATTTTAATACGTGCTTTTAGCGATCAAAAACCACAAGATATTATTGATGCAGATACCGAATTTATTGATGAAATTGGGTTAAAAGAACACTTGTCTCCTACAAGAGCAAATGGGCTGGTAAGTATGATTAAGCAAATAAAATTATACGCGATTGCATACCAAACCCAAATAGGATAGGTAAAACAAACTTTTTATATTAAAAGTTTAAATAAAATTAAAAATACTATGAGCGAAGAAACTTTTGTAGATACTCAAGAACTAGGAGAAAAAATTGTAAATGTTTTAAAAACTATTTACGATCCAGAAATACCTGTTGATATATATGAATTAGGCCTTATTTATGATGTTTTTGTAAATGAAGATAATGAAGTAAAAATATTAATGACCTTAACATCTCCTAATTGCCCAGTTGCAGAGTCTTTACCAGCAGAGGTAGAAGAAAAGGTAAAGTCTTTAAATGAAGTAAAAGATGCAGAGGTTGAAATTACTTTTGATCCACCTTGGACACAAGAATTAATGAGTGAAGAGGCTAAGTTAGAATTAGGGATGCTTTAATTAGGCAATACCCTTCTCATATCTAATTAATAAGAGATTTTTTTCTTTTATAAGGCGTTAAAACGATGGATGAAATAGTAAACAGAGTATCAGAAAGTAAGTTAATTACTTTTGATTTAGAAGATTATTACCCAAAAGGTAATCGTGTTGTTATTGATGTAAAAGATTGGCTTTATGAAGGCTTTATTCTTAGGGAGAAAGAATTTAGATCGACTCTTGAAAGTCATGACTGGCTACAGTATAAAGATGCTTATATAGCGCTTGGGTGTTCTAGTGATGCTATAATACCTGGTTGGGCGTATATGCTTATGACGACTAAATTGCAAACAGTAGCTAAAAAGGTTATTGTAGGCAGTTTAGAAGATTTAGAAACATCACTATATCAAACAATTATTGAAAATTTAGACGTTACTGATTTTAAAGATAAACCTGTGATTATAAAGGGATGTAGTAAAAAACCAGTCCCAGCAAACGCATATGTATTTGCAACTGCAAAAATACAGGTTGTCGCTAAAAGTATAATGTATGGAGAAGCATGTTCTTCTGTGCCATTATATAAAAGAAAATGATTTTTTGAAATGTTTTTTCAACAACAATTATTACTTTTGCGCTTCAAAATTTTTAAACACTAAACATTAAACATTATGAAAAAATTAGTATTCACATTAGTAGCTACTTTTGCAATTGCAACTAGTTACGCACAAACAGTTACTGCTGATGAACTTAAGGCAGAACAAGCGCCTAAAAAAGAATCTATAGCAGCATTACAAGCTGAAGTTGATGCTTTACAAGCGAGAATTGATGCGATTCCTTCTTATGGATGGAAAAAAGGTGCTTTTGGTACTATCGGTGGTAGTATTTCTGGTTTTAACAACTGGTATGCACAAGGAACTCCAAACAACAACTCAGGTAACATTGGTTTTACAGTAAACGGTTTTGCAAATCTTAATCAAGAAAAATTCTTCTGGAGAAACTCTACTAATATTAACCTTGCGTGGGTAAAATTAGACGATAAAGATGATGCTAACGATAGCGATGATTTTGAAGCAACTACGGATGTTTTTACAATAACATCTTTATACGGTCGTAAGATAAGTGAAAAGTTTGCTATATCTGGTTTAGCAGAATACAGAACTACGTTATTAAATAACTTCAATAATCCAGGATACCTAGACCTAGGTGTTGGTGCTACTTGGACTCCTATTCAAGATTTAATAGTAGTTATTCACCCATTAAACTACAACTTTGTATTTAGTGATAACGATTCTGTTTTCGAATCTTCTTTAGGTGCTAAAATTGTTGCAGATTATACAAGACAATTAGGAGCTGTAAACTTTAAGACAAACTTATCTATGTTTCAAAGTTACGAAAGTGGTGATTTATCTAACTTAACTTGGACAAACTCTTTCGGTTATACATTGTGGAAAGGTATTGGAGTTGGTTTTGACTTTGGTTTAAGAAGTAACAAACAAGAAGCTTTAAACTATTCTTTAGCTCAAACTCCTGCTACAGCAACTTCATTTGACGATGTAGATAATAAATTACAAACATATTACATGGTTGGTTTAAACTATTCTTTCTAAGAATAATAAACTACCACATTGTAGTAATAAAAAACGCCCTTCTGTAATAGAAGGGCGTTTTTTGCTTTAAAGTAGGAAGGACTCAATAAGATTTGAATACTGTATAATCATTGTTAATCTAGTGTTTCGATTTGGGAATCTATTCACTCGTTTTGTATTTTTCGAAACCTTACTTATATGGGGTATAGCAATGTTGCTTAAATACTTTGTAAAGGTAAAGCGACTAAATCTTTTTCACCCTTTTTTTGTTGTGAAGCATTTCTATTTTGTTGTGTGTCTTATGAACGGTAGTTTATTTCCGACAAATAGTAAATTCAGGTATGTATTAAACAAAAAAAACTCTTAAGGGTTGACTTAAGAGTTTTAATAGGGTATTGTATAACCCAAAGTATTTTAAAGCTTTTCGTAGGTCAAGCGCACAATTTGGGGAAATAACACGCTTTAGGTTAATTATAATGAAACTTGGGGTGAACACTATCTTAAACTTACATCAAAGATAATACGTTTGTTAGTGTTTACTAAATTGTTGTTGCCAAGTCAGTAGTTTTTGTTGTGAAAAAACTAACGGTACTTTTTAATCGATTAACTACTTAATATCGAAAATAGTGAGTAGGAAAAAGATGACTAGTATTCATCTAAATGTTCTGGATACAGAAAATTATTATACGGAAAACGAGTTACATGAATGTCTCTTACCTCATCATAAACTCTTTTTCTAAATTCATCTAAATTTTCATTATTCAAAGCAGATATAAATAAAGCTCTATCTCCAACTTTACGCATCCAAGTGTGTCTCCATTCATCTAGCGTAAAATGTTTCTCTGTACGCTCAGTAATTAAATCATCTTCTTCAATAGTTTCATGATTGTATTGATCAATCTTATTAAAAACCATAATTACCTTTTTATCTGCGCTATCTATTTCACCTAAAATTTTATTAACTGAAGCAATATGCTCTTCAAATTGTGGGTGAGATATATCAACAATATGTAAAAGTAAATCAGCTTCACGAACCTCGTCTAAGGTACTTTTAAAGCTTTCTACCAACTGTGTTGGTAGTTTTCTAATAAAACCAACGGTATCTGTAAGTAAAAACGGCAAATTACCCAATACAACTTTACGAACAGTAGTATCTAAAGTTGCGAAAAGTTTGTCTTCAGCAAAAACTTCACTTTTACTAACGACATTCATTAGGGTAGATTTCCCAACATTGGTGTACCCTACTAAGGCAACTCTAACTAAGGCTCCTCTATTGCCTCTTTGCGTTTCCATTTGCCTGTCAATCTTAGTCAACTTTTTCTTTAGCAAAGCAATTCGGTCACGTACAATACGTCTATCTGTTTCAATTTCAGTTTCACCAGGACCACGCATTCCAATACCACCTTTTTGGCGCTCTAAGTGAGTCCATAAACCTGTTAACCTAGGTAAAAAGTATTCATATTGAGCTAGTTCAACTTGTGTTCTAGCAGAGCTAGTTTGTGCTCTTTGAGAAAATATATCTAGTATTAAAGTTGTTCTATCTAAAATTTTACAGTTTAACTGTTTTTCAATATTTCGTTGCTGACCAGGCGATAACTCATCATCGAAAATGACACAACCAATGTTGTGCTCTTCAATGTACATTTCAACATCTTTCATTTTACCACTACCTATATATGTTTTAGGGTTGGGTACATCAATTTTTTGTATGAAACGCTTAAAAACCTCGCCTCCTGCTGTATAGGTTAAGAATTCTAATTCATCTAGATATTCTTTTACTTTTACTTCCGATTGATCTCTAGTGATAACACCAATAAGGACCGTACGTTCGTAATCTATTTTTTTCTGTTCTAACATATAACAAATTAAAGTGCAAATCTAAGGAATACTACTGTAGCTATTTTGTATTTTTGGTAGCCAAGTTATAAAATATGTTTTTTTCTTATTTCAAAAAAAAGTCTAATAACAGCCTTTTTACAATAGCCTTTTACAATTTAGAAAATCTTTTCGACACAATCGACCATCCTAAGAAGTTAGATGGTGATTTTACACCGAACGGAAAGTTAAACTGGACTCCACAGCGGTATAAATCAAAATTAAATAAACTTGGTTCTACCATTGCAAAGATAGGGTTTAAAAAAGCAGGTAAAACACCTGCAATAATAGGAGTTTGTGAAGTAGAAAATAAAACTGTAGTTAAAGATTTGATAGCGAATGAAGCGCTTAAGAAAGCTAAGTATTCTTTTGTTCATTATGATTCGCCTGATGAGCGAGGTATAGGAAACGCACTTATTTATGATGATCGTTATTTTAAAGTAATTTCTTCAGAACCAATTCCTCTTCTTGTTTATAATTTAGATGGTAATCAAGACATGACACGCGATATACTTTATGTACACGGAGAACTAAATGGAGAGAAAGTACATGTTTTTGTAAACCACTGGCCATCAAAGAGAGATGGTGGTGCAGAGACAGAATATAAAAGAATAAAAGCTTCTGAAACCATATTAAATTATATGTCTAGTATTGAAGAAAATCATGCGAGTCCTAATTACATTATTATGGGCGACTTTAATGATGGTCCAAAATCAAAAAGTATAAAAAAATTAGTCAAAAGTAAAGGACTCTATAACCCTATGGAGAAGTTACTAACTCCGAAAAGAGGCAGTGCTAATTATAAATTCAATTGGATGCTTTTTGATCAAATTATTATATCTCATAGTTTTTTAAATTACGAAAAGAAAACCCATAGTTATGATACTTCAAATATATTCGATGAGCATTTTCTAACAGAATTTAAAGGTAAATTTAAAGGAAGCCCTTTTAGAACATATGTAGGTCGTAGATATTTAGGTGGTTATAGTGATCATTTCCCTGTTTACCTTCAATTAAAATTGAATAAATAAAAAATCGAATAAATAGGTTGTATTTTTTTTATTGAATAGGCTCTTCATTAAAACGATGATGGTATTTGTGTATTTCGTCGAAATTAACATGTTTTTTGTCGATGAATATTTTTGATTTGTGTAAGTTTGTAGTCCAAAACTTACCTATCAAAACCTATTATGTTCTACTATACAACTTTAAAACAGTATGTTTTTTTATGTCTTACACTATTTTTAGTAGTAGGATGTGTTAGCGTATCTAACGCGCAATCGAAACAACAGGTTAAAAAAATTCAATCAAAATATAAAGTAAATAACCTTCTTAAGGTTAGAGAGAATTTAAATTTTGAATTTATCCAAAAAGAAAAAAGCTTAGTAAACTTTGCTAAAGCTAATGGCTTAAAACTATCTGAAACTCTAGAAAACGGAAATGAAATTGCTTTAGT
Encoded proteins:
- the sufD gene encoding Fe-S cluster assembly protein SufD; this translates as MSLKDKLVSSFMAFENNIDVEHPVHEVRLEALKNFETKGFPTKKDEAWKYTSLNSIQKIDFSIFPKEAATIEYKDVKKYFINEIDTYKIVFIDGIYSSYLSETTHDGVDICLMSSALSKPMYKQIIDVYFNKIASKDDSLTTLNTAFSREGAYIYIPKNKMPKKPIEILHFATGNEASIMLQPRNLIVVEENAEVQILERHQSLTTNEVLTNSVTEIFAAKSAIVDYYKIQNDAENASLIDNTYVNQKGKSLVKVHTFSFGGKMTRNNLNFYQNGEYIDSTMKGVTILGDKQHVDHHTLVHHIEPNCESHQDYKGIYGENSTGVFNGKIIVEKLAQKTNAFQKNNNILISDKATINSKPQLEIFADDVKCSHGCTIGQLDEDALFYLQSRGIPKKEARALLMYAFANNVLESVRIPELKVRINKLIAKKLGVNLGFDL
- the hflX gene encoding GTPase HflX; amino-acid sequence: MLEQKKIDYERTVLIGVITRDQSEVKVKEYLDELEFLTYTAGGEVFKRFIQKIDVPNPKTYIGSGKMKDVEMYIEEHNIGCVIFDDELSPGQQRNIEKQLNCKILDRTTLILDIFSQRAQTSSARTQVELAQYEYFLPRLTGLWTHLERQKGGIGMRGPGETEIETDRRIVRDRIALLKKKLTKIDRQMETQRGNRGALVRVALVGYTNVGKSTLMNVVSKSEVFAEDKLFATLDTTVRKVVLGNLPFLLTDTVGFIRKLPTQLVESFKSTLDEVREADLLLHIVDISHPQFEEHIASVNKILGEIDSADKKVIMVFNKIDQYNHETIEEDDLITERTEKHFTLDEWRHTWMRKVGDRALFISALNNENLDEFRKRVYDEVRDIHVTRFPYNNFLYPEHLDEY
- a CDS encoding endonuclease, translating into MFFSYFKKKSNNSLFTIAFYNLENLFDTIDHPKKLDGDFTPNGKLNWTPQRYKSKLNKLGSTIAKIGFKKAGKTPAIIGVCEVENKTVVKDLIANEALKKAKYSFVHYDSPDERGIGNALIYDDRYFKVISSEPIPLLVYNLDGNQDMTRDILYVHGELNGEKVHVFVNHWPSKRDGGAETEYKRIKASETILNYMSSIEENHASPNYIIMGDFNDGPKSKSIKKLVKSKGLYNPMEKLLTPKRGSANYKFNWMLFDQIIISHSFLNYEKKTHSYDTSNIFDEHFLTEFKGKFKGSPFRTYVGRRYLGGYSDHFPVYLQLKLNK
- a CDS encoding DUF3078 domain-containing protein, with product MKKLVFTLVATFAIATSYAQTVTADELKAEQAPKKESIAALQAEVDALQARIDAIPSYGWKKGAFGTIGGSISGFNNWYAQGTPNNNSGNIGFTVNGFANLNQEKFFWRNSTNINLAWVKLDDKDDANDSDDFEATTDVFTITSLYGRKISEKFAISGLAEYRTTLLNNFNNPGYLDLGVGATWTPIQDLIVVIHPLNYNFVFSDNDSVFESSLGAKIVADYTRQLGAVNFKTNLSMFQSYESGDLSNLTWTNSFGYTLWKGIGVGFDFGLRSNKQEALNYSLAQTPATATSFDDVDNKLQTYYMVGLNYSF
- a CDS encoding SUF system Fe-S cluster assembly protein; this encodes MSEETFVDTQELGEKIVNVLKTIYDPEIPVDIYELGLIYDVFVNEDNEVKILMTLTSPNCPVAESLPAEVEEKVKSLNEVKDAEVEITFDPPWTQELMSEEAKLELGML
- the sufC gene encoding Fe-S cluster assembly ATPase SufC, giving the protein MLQIKNLHASVEGKEILRGINLEVKAGEVHAIMGPNGSGKSTLSSVIAGKEEFEVTEGQVILEGEDLEDVSPEERAHKGIFLSFQYPVEIPGVSVTNFMKTAINEGRKGRGLDDMPAKDMLKLIREKSEMLEIDRKFLSRSLNEGFSGGEKKRNEIFQMAMLEPKLAILDETDSGLDIDALRIVSNGVNKLRSKDNAVIVITHYQRLLEYIVPDFVHVLHNGKIVKSGGKELALELEEKGYDWLKNEPVL
- a CDS encoding aminotransferase class V-fold PLP-dependent enzyme codes for the protein MINVTKIREDFPILKREVNGKPLVYFDNAATSQTPQQVIDVIVDYYSNYNANIHRGVHSLSQEATDKYEQARIKIQKHFNAAKAHEIIFTSGTTHSINLVANGFTTLLKKGDEIIVSALEHHSNIVPWQMLCERTGAVLKVIPMNLNGELVMSSYHDLLSDKTKLVFCNHVSNALGTVNPIEEIINAAHKVGAAVLIDGAQAAPHIKADVQALNADFYTVSAHKICGPTGEGILYGREEWLNKLPPYQGGGEMIAEVTFEKTTYADLPHKFEAGTPNICGGIAMAAGLDYMNAIGFDEIAAYEHELLKYATQKLLEIEGLKIYGTSENKTAVISFNLNGIHPYDIGSILDKLGVAVRTGHHCAQPIMDFFKIPGTVRASFSFYNTKEEIDVMVAAVKKAKSMLE
- a CDS encoding SufE family protein, with protein sequence MTIKEIQAEIVDEFSMFEDWMQRYEYMIELGKSLPLIDEQYKTDDNIIKGCQSKVWVHADLNNKKLAFTADSDAIITKGIIAILIRAFSDQKPQDIIDADTEFIDEIGLKEHLSPTRANGLVSMIKQIKLYAIAYQTQIG
- a CDS encoding DUF2480 family protein, which translates into the protein MDEIVNRVSESKLITFDLEDYYPKGNRVVIDVKDWLYEGFILREKEFRSTLESHDWLQYKDAYIALGCSSDAIIPGWAYMLMTTKLQTVAKKVIVGSLEDLETSLYQTIIENLDVTDFKDKPVIIKGCSKKPVPANAYVFATAKIQVVAKSIMYGEACSSVPLYKRK